A part of Methanomassiliicoccales archaeon genomic DNA contains:
- a CDS encoding manganese efflux pump — MDILTVLLIATGLAMDAFAVSIVKGMTVRNRRMRTGMVLASLFGGFQAMMPILGWTAGQGFKEFIMGIDHWVAFLLLGFIGIKMIYDSWDGDEDGDGDVTLTMAILLAIATSIDSLMVGLSFAFLETSILLPAIIIGTVTFGFCAAGFVFGGKLGVMVGRGVKMIGGLILILIGIRILIEHIW, encoded by the coding sequence ATGGACATTTTGACCGTTCTCCTCATCGCAACTGGCCTGGCCATGGATGCGTTCGCTGTGTCCATAGTCAAAGGAATGACAGTGAGGAACAGAAGAATGAGGACCGGCATGGTGCTGGCCTCGCTTTTCGGTGGTTTCCAGGCCATGATGCCTATACTAGGATGGACCGCCGGTCAAGGATTCAAGGAGTTCATAATGGGCATCGACCATTGGGTGGCGTTCCTTCTCCTTGGTTTCATAGGGATAAAGATGATCTATGACTCATGGGACGGGGATGAGGATGGGGATGGGGATGTCACTTTGACCATGGCCATCCTTTTGGCCATTGCCACGAGCATAGACTCGCTCATGGTGGGCCTCAGCTTCGCATTTCTTGAGACCTCGATCTTATTGCCTGCGATCATAATTGGGACGGTGACCTTCGGTTTTTGTGCGGCGGGGTTCGTTTTTGGAGGTAAGCTAGGGGTGATGGTCGGTAGAGGGGTCAAGATGATAGGCGGGCTTATCCTGATCTTGATCGGCATCAGGATCCTGATAGAGCACATATGGTGA
- a CDS encoding phenylalanine--tRNA ligase subunit alpha, whose product MNASQLLEGLSFTERKVLLTLNQLNGSATPERIYEVGAFQHTAEVMNASSWLQSKGLIEVMESAKKWYSLRSKEVLEKGLPERRALQLIAKNGGRATVPQLEEGLGKPDASLAIGWLKRKNLVTFEKGSGPATILLNELGMKALTSDMPDEAVLKMLAEKDVCETELDMNIIAQLKTRQDLIVEKLVISRSFSISDLGKQIISMGIELKEEVAQLTPELIQTGKWKDVALRKYDIRTFAPALYAAKKHPITRIGDEIRRIFIQMGFTEIEDEFVQAAFWNMDALFTPQDHPARDMQDTFYVKDPAKLDLEDEAVVEKVKAAHENGGDTGSLGWRYRWSREEAEKALLRTHTTVNTIRYLAKNPDPPIKVFSIGRIFRNEAIDATHLPEFMQIEGIIMEEGASFDMLVKVLREFYSRMGFDIIRFRPGPFPYTEPSLEIEVYYNGKWMELGGAGVFRPEVIAPLGIRHPVLAWGLGFERLAMLRWNLKDIRELYISDVDTLRSSPIF is encoded by the coding sequence ATGAACGCCTCGCAGCTCTTGGAAGGCCTTAGTTTCACCGAGCGGAAGGTCCTGTTGACGCTGAACCAGCTGAACGGCTCCGCCACGCCGGAGAGGATCTACGAGGTGGGGGCGTTCCAGCACACAGCAGAGGTCATGAACGCCTCCTCTTGGCTCCAGTCCAAAGGATTGATCGAGGTAATGGAAAGCGCGAAAAAGTGGTACTCCCTCAGATCGAAGGAGGTGCTAGAGAAGGGCCTCCCTGAGAGAAGGGCACTGCAATTGATAGCTAAGAACGGTGGAAGGGCGACTGTCCCGCAGCTGGAGGAGGGCCTAGGGAAGCCCGACGCATCGCTGGCGATCGGTTGGTTGAAGAGAAAGAACCTTGTCACATTCGAGAAAGGAAGCGGACCGGCCACGATTTTGCTAAATGAGCTGGGCATGAAAGCCCTGACATCGGATATGCCAGACGAGGCGGTGCTCAAAATGCTCGCTGAGAAGGACGTATGCGAGACCGAGCTCGATATGAACATAATCGCTCAGCTGAAGACGCGCCAGGACCTGATCGTCGAAAAGCTGGTCATCTCCCGCTCCTTTTCCATAAGCGACCTCGGCAAACAGATAATATCAATGGGCATCGAGCTGAAGGAAGAGGTCGCACAGCTCACCCCAGAGCTCATCCAGACAGGCAAATGGAAAGATGTAGCGTTGAGAAAATACGACATCAGGACCTTTGCTCCCGCGCTTTACGCCGCAAAGAAGCATCCGATCACGCGCATCGGTGATGAGATCAGGAGGATATTCATCCAGATGGGGTTCACGGAGATAGAAGACGAATTCGTCCAAGCAGCGTTCTGGAACATGGACGCGCTCTTCACACCTCAGGACCATCCGGCAAGGGATATGCAGGACACTTTCTATGTGAAGGACCCTGCGAAGTTGGACCTTGAGGACGAGGCTGTCGTCGAGAAGGTCAAGGCCGCGCACGAGAACGGCGGGGACACAGGGTCCCTCGGTTGGCGCTACAGATGGTCCAGGGAAGAGGCAGAAAAGGCTCTTTTAAGGACCCACACGACGGTCAACACAATAAGATATCTTGCGAAGAACCCAGACCCCCCGATCAAGGTCTTCAGCATCGGGAGGATATTCAGGAACGAGGCGATAGATGCCACGCATCTCCCTGAGTTCATGCAGATCGAAGGGATCATAATGGAGGAGGGCGCGAGCTTTGACATGCTCGTCAAGGTGCTGAGAGAGTTCTATAGTCGAATGGGGTTCGACATCATCAGGTTCAGACCAGGCCCGTTCCCATACACTGAACCGTCCCTTGAGATAGAGGTCTACTACAACGGCAAATGGATGGAGCTGGGCGGCGCAGGGGTCTTCAGGCCTGAGGTCATAGCCCCCCTTGGCATAAGGCATCCTGTGTTGGCTTGGGGCCTGGGCTTCGAGCGTTTGGCGATGTTGCGTTGGAACTTGAAGGACATCAGAGAGCTTTATATCAGCGATGTCGACACTCTCAGGTCGAGCCCGATATTCTGA
- a CDS encoding DUF4011 domain-containing protein — MGEMAEQGATIDRKIADWESKLIDMSLKNRLLNYKLTKSGTIVLKHPEMRRIFEDIVLEKKVMYLQCEKMRDDFLEDQSGGRECDLHNDLGLTDDRLLPSTLNPNTERVLKNLRSRSALFQRERGINALYITFGSLIWKDDKDDVHLAPLLLAPIKISKKGLVAPYSIQMSDGDLVLNPALVLKVRREMGVELPPAPEDLTGFDLLKYLDSLASALMRRTGWNVQIGAPMIGLFMFAKIVIYNDMKVCNQQIKEHPLLRALAGDLSKVPRLDDGQTNLDPDPLRSFNVLEADSSQQEAVDAVMRGESMVLIGPPGTGKSQTIANIISNSLASGKTVLFVAEKMAALEVVKRRLDACGLGDFCLELHSGNPGKQDVLESMMRPLEMQPPVVDGQDEFKLNQLRNVMEDLRSYFNALHTPQGGLAMTPFSVYSELASLYGHPQLLFDVREPLDMTQERLDRAEGAITRLISLKTVVTQQDSHPWRDCDLKDLGPAEQSDLLVRLQDVAEEIARLRGIAESFCPKAGLPVPTSLDAYRKFASLMSAAGASPLPPKNWFLKGEASRLLDIAMRLLTAKDEVSSTESQLLSRYKREFLDFDGAAYAERFEGRYRSFLRMFNRSYRKDMQALRSLSIVGKIGYREAKNDVLTLRKYQRAKALLDDVDVHGEEWFGRYNKDLWMDSGPMISALRWTKAFIEMPGYDDRWTSSVAEGAELREDVVRDGPAALKAMRELDLALGSARNMFADGLRGLDGSTDIDKVMRFATEHVAASSKLSEWVELRRAERTLRNEGLGALFDEVVKRRPEMSDLKAMFRRRLFQLWLQELHSKDAVLGRFSSSEHMEKVSRYKQLDKESISVARARVRSILYSRLREMRMSSDDKWRSEEGYLNGLRGMKRRPTVREMLARCPTVIRVAKPCLMMSPITVSQFLAPPVNGPQFDVVIFDEASQVVPEDAVCCIARGRQIVIVGDNRQLPPTRFFDRLVEMNGEGELEDLESILDACGTIGLRQKMLLWHYRSRQEPLISFSNRTLYDGKLFTMPSADPGKHGEGIELIYVKDGVYDRGGRRDNGIEAGVVADMVIEQFLSHPDLSLGVVAFSQAQQEAIEDRLEYKVKTMIKENPDLGRLFDEDVPEPFFVKNLENVQGDERDVMIFSVGYGKDDKGVMTMNFGPLNQEGGARRLNVAITRARRSVKVVSSIRSSDIQVGRDGPAGVVLLKEYLDHAESRGAKTMPPKGSALPQSKLEESIAEALEARGYHVVRSIGTSSMKVDLGVKDPSKEGRFLLGILCDGASYKAGRSVRDREIVREAVLNNLGWRTVRVWSRDWALERERTLERLEEAIRAAQHETRSDLL, encoded by the coding sequence ATGGGAGAAATGGCGGAACAAGGAGCGACCATTGATCGGAAGATCGCTGACTGGGAGTCAAAGCTAATCGACATGAGCCTGAAGAACAGGCTTCTCAACTATAAGTTGACCAAATCCGGGACGATCGTCCTGAAGCATCCAGAGATGAGACGTATATTCGAGGATATCGTCCTCGAGAAAAAGGTCATGTACCTTCAATGTGAAAAGATGCGGGACGATTTCTTGGAGGACCAGTCTGGTGGAAGGGAGTGCGATCTGCATAACGATCTTGGTCTCACCGATGATAGGTTGCTCCCCTCGACCTTGAACCCGAACACAGAAAGGGTGCTTAAGAACCTCCGGTCGAGGTCTGCCCTATTTCAAAGGGAACGGGGCATTAATGCCCTATATATCACATTCGGGTCGCTGATATGGAAGGATGATAAGGACGATGTTCATCTGGCCCCCCTTCTGTTGGCACCAATAAAAATATCGAAGAAGGGTCTCGTCGCGCCTTATTCCATACAAATGTCTGATGGAGATCTTGTCCTCAATCCGGCGCTGGTGTTGAAGGTCAGGAGGGAGATGGGGGTAGAACTTCCGCCCGCCCCTGAGGATCTGACAGGTTTTGACCTCTTGAAATACCTTGATTCCTTGGCGTCGGCCCTGATGAGGAGGACCGGGTGGAACGTGCAGATAGGGGCCCCGATGATCGGCCTCTTCATGTTCGCCAAGATCGTTATCTACAATGATATGAAGGTCTGCAACCAGCAGATAAAAGAGCATCCTTTGTTGAGGGCCTTGGCGGGTGACCTTTCCAAGGTCCCTCGGTTGGATGATGGGCAGACCAACCTCGATCCAGACCCCCTTAGATCTTTCAATGTGCTCGAAGCAGATTCAAGCCAGCAGGAAGCGGTTGATGCGGTAATGAGGGGAGAGAGCATGGTGCTCATCGGACCCCCAGGAACAGGAAAGAGCCAGACCATAGCCAATATCATATCGAACTCCTTGGCGTCAGGTAAGACCGTTCTGTTCGTGGCAGAGAAGATGGCAGCACTGGAGGTTGTAAAAAGACGATTGGACGCGTGTGGTCTCGGCGATTTCTGCCTTGAGCTTCACTCAGGGAATCCAGGAAAGCAGGATGTCCTGGAGAGCATGATGAGACCGCTCGAGATGCAGCCTCCTGTCGTCGACGGGCAGGACGAGTTCAAGCTCAACCAGCTTAGGAATGTGATGGAGGATCTGAGGTCATATTTCAATGCGCTGCATACCCCTCAAGGGGGGTTGGCCATGACGCCGTTCTCGGTTTACAGCGAGCTTGCCTCGCTCTATGGCCATCCACAGCTCCTCTTTGATGTCCGTGAGCCTCTAGATATGACGCAGGAGCGCCTGGACCGTGCCGAAGGCGCGATAACCAGATTGATATCTTTGAAGACGGTCGTCACCCAGCAGGATTCGCATCCCTGGAGGGACTGCGATCTTAAGGACCTCGGCCCCGCCGAGCAGAGCGACCTGCTCGTACGTCTCCAGGACGTCGCAGAAGAGATCGCGAGGCTCCGCGGTATCGCTGAGAGCTTCTGCCCTAAAGCTGGACTGCCTGTCCCGACATCTCTTGACGCATATCGCAAGTTCGCGTCATTGATGTCCGCCGCCGGCGCATCGCCTTTACCACCAAAGAACTGGTTCTTGAAAGGAGAGGCCTCACGCCTTCTGGACATCGCGATGAGATTGCTGACCGCCAAAGATGAGGTCTCATCGACCGAGTCGCAGCTCCTCTCACGTTACAAGAGGGAATTCCTTGACTTCGATGGGGCGGCCTATGCGGAAAGGTTCGAGGGCCGATATAGGAGCTTCCTGAGGATGTTCAACCGCTCTTATCGCAAGGACATGCAGGCCCTCAGGTCTCTGTCCATTGTAGGAAAGATCGGGTACCGTGAGGCCAAGAACGATGTCCTAACGCTCAGGAAATATCAGCGTGCCAAGGCCCTCTTGGACGATGTGGATGTACATGGGGAAGAATGGTTCGGCAGATATAACAAGGACCTATGGATGGACAGCGGGCCGATGATCTCGGCGCTCCGGTGGACGAAGGCTTTCATAGAGATGCCCGGGTACGATGACCGGTGGACCTCATCGGTGGCAGAGGGGGCGGAACTGAGGGAGGACGTGGTCCGAGATGGGCCTGCGGCATTGAAGGCGATGAGAGAGCTGGACCTTGCTCTGGGCTCTGCTCGTAACATGTTCGCGGACGGGCTGAGGGGGCTCGATGGGTCGACGGACATCGATAAGGTCATGAGGTTCGCGACGGAGCATGTGGCAGCAAGTTCGAAGCTCAGCGAATGGGTGGAGCTAAGGAGAGCCGAGAGGACGTTGAGGAACGAGGGTCTCGGTGCACTCTTCGACGAGGTCGTTAAAAGACGGCCAGAGATGTCCGACCTGAAGGCGATGTTCAGGAGGAGGTTGTTCCAGCTTTGGCTGCAGGAACTGCATTCGAAGGACGCGGTGCTGGGCAGGTTCAGCTCATCAGAGCATATGGAGAAGGTATCCAGGTACAAGCAGTTGGACAAGGAGTCGATCTCGGTCGCCAGGGCGAGGGTCCGCTCCATCCTTTACTCCAGGCTGAGGGAGATGAGGATGAGCTCGGATGATAAATGGCGCTCTGAGGAAGGTTACCTCAACGGGCTCAGAGGCATGAAGAGACGACCTACGGTGAGAGAGATGCTGGCAAGATGCCCCACCGTGATAAGGGTCGCCAAGCCTTGTCTGATGATGAGCCCCATAACGGTCAGCCAGTTCTTGGCCCCGCCGGTGAATGGACCTCAGTTCGATGTCGTGATATTCGATGAGGCCTCGCAGGTGGTCCCAGAGGATGCTGTCTGCTGCATAGCGAGAGGGAGGCAGATCGTCATTGTGGGTGACAACAGGCAGTTACCCCCGACAAGGTTCTTTGACAGGCTTGTGGAGATGAACGGGGAAGGGGAGCTAGAGGATTTGGAGAGCATCCTCGATGCTTGTGGGACCATCGGCCTGAGGCAGAAGATGTTGCTTTGGCATTACCGGTCGAGACAGGAGCCGCTCATCTCGTTCTCGAACAGGACCCTTTATGATGGTAAGCTGTTCACCATGCCGTCGGCAGACCCTGGCAAACATGGAGAGGGGATCGAGCTGATCTATGTGAAGGATGGTGTGTACGACAGAGGCGGAAGGAGGGATAATGGGATAGAGGCTGGAGTGGTGGCGGACATGGTCATAGAGCAATTCCTTTCGCATCCTGACCTGTCGCTAGGGGTCGTGGCGTTCAGCCAGGCACAGCAGGAGGCCATTGAGGACAGATTGGAGTACAAGGTCAAGACGATGATCAAGGAGAACCCAGATCTTGGACGACTGTTCGACGAGGACGTCCCAGAACCTTTCTTCGTGAAGAACCTTGAGAACGTACAGGGGGACGAGCGGGACGTGATGATCTTCTCTGTAGGATATGGAAAGGACGATAAGGGCGTGATGACCATGAACTTCGGGCCTTTGAACCAGGAAGGCGGGGCTCGGAGGTTGAACGTGGCCATCACGAGGGCGAGGAGGAGCGTCAAGGTCGTGTCCTCGATCCGCTCGTCGGACATCCAGGTCGGAAGGGATGGTCCAGCTGGTGTGGTGCTCCTGAAAGAGTACCTCGACCATGCGGAGTCAAGAGGAGCGAAGACGATGCCACCGAAGGGGTCCGCGTTGCCACAGTCCAAGCTCGAGGAGTCCATCGCGGAGGCGCTGGAGGCCAGAGGATATCACGTTGTAAGGAGCATTGGGACATCATCGATGAAGGTGGACCTGGGGGTAAAGG
- the tsaA gene encoding tRNA (N6-threonylcarbamoyladenosine(37)-N6)-methyltransferase TrmO, translating to MLTIRPIGHVKNGINGPADFKDQVSEIVIDEALQDGLFRLERSDRIIVIFVFDRNIGNDFKLRLHPRGDRSIPEVGVFASRSPFRPNPIGVTEVELLSVKGNVLTVKGLDAFDGTPVLDIKPAEAWDGR from the coding sequence ATGCTGACCATCAGACCGATCGGTCATGTGAAAAACGGAATCAATGGTCCGGCAGACTTCAAGGACCAGGTCTCAGAGATAGTGATAGATGAAGCGTTGCAGGACGGTCTGTTCCGCTTGGAACGCTCGGACCGGATCATCGTGATATTTGTCTTTGACAGGAACATAGGGAATGATTTCAAGCTCAGGCTCCATCCAAGGGGTGACCGTTCCATCCCCGAGGTCGGGGTCTTCGCATCGAGGTCGCCCTTCAGACCGAACCCTATTGGTGTCACTGAGGTGGAACTTTTATCAGTGAAGGGCAACGTGCTTACCGTGAAAGGTCTTGACGCATTCGATGGGACCCCGGTCCTGGACATAAAGCCAGCCGAAGCTTGGGACGGCAGATAG
- a CDS encoding tryptophan--tRNA ligase: MNDFKVTPWEVTGDIDYDELIVRFGTKRVDDELLARFEKYGPLHPLLRRGIVYSQRDMEWILDQYDRGNKFFLYTGRGPSGHIHLGHLMPWIFTKYLQDTFGANLYFQMTDDEKFLFNDRLTLKETKAMAYENALDVIALGFDPKKTKIIVDTECIKTLYPMALEVAKRVTFSTARAVFGFENDNNLGEIFYTSVQAAPCFMEKILYDRDTPCVIPCGIDQDAHFRVTRDVAPLLGLPKPALLHTKMFPGLTGGDKMSSSVPGSTIYTLDTPKEIKKKIGNAFTGGAVTVEEQRRNGGRPEVCSVFKYNFYLFEEDDRAVDDLADRCRKGEILCGECKKTLTERIIKFLDAHQERREAAKDRLDDFMLRERC, from the coding sequence ATGAACGATTTCAAGGTCACTCCTTGGGAGGTCACGGGCGACATCGATTATGACGAGCTGATCGTAAGGTTTGGAACGAAGCGAGTGGACGATGAGCTCCTGGCCCGTTTTGAGAAGTATGGACCTTTACATCCACTTCTAAGGCGCGGGATAGTATACTCCCAGAGGGATATGGAATGGATATTGGACCAGTACGACAGGGGGAACAAGTTCTTCCTATATACAGGCAGAGGGCCTTCGGGCCATATCCATCTGGGCCATCTCATGCCCTGGATATTCACTAAGTACCTGCAGGACACCTTTGGCGCCAATCTCTATTTCCAGATGACCGATGATGAGAAGTTCTTGTTCAACGACAGGCTCACATTGAAGGAGACCAAGGCCATGGCGTATGAGAACGCCCTCGACGTCATAGCGTTGGGCTTCGATCCAAAAAAGACCAAAATAATCGTCGATACAGAATGCATCAAGACCCTCTACCCCATGGCCCTGGAGGTCGCGAAGAGGGTGACATTCTCCACCGCCCGTGCGGTGTTCGGGTTCGAGAACGACAACAATCTTGGGGAAATATTCTATACCAGTGTCCAAGCGGCCCCTTGCTTCATGGAGAAGATATTATATGACAGGGACACACCGTGCGTCATCCCATGCGGGATAGACCAGGATGCGCACTTCCGCGTGACGAGGGACGTCGCCCCGCTGCTCGGCCTTCCAAAGCCAGCACTGCTCCATACAAAGATGTTCCCTGGACTTACCGGAGGGGACAAGATGTCATCATCAGTGCCCGGTAGCACGATCTACACCCTTGACACACCTAAGGAAATAAAGAAAAAGATAGGGAACGCATTCACCGGTGGGGCCGTGACCGTCGAAGAACAGAGAAGGAACGGTGGAAGGCCAGAGGTCTGCTCGGTCTTCAAGTACAATTTCTATCTCTTTGAGGAGGATGACAGGGCGGTAGACGACCTAGCGGACAGGTGCCGGAAGGGGGAGATACTGTGCGGGGAGTGCAAGAAGACCCTGACCGAGCGGATCATCAAGTTCTTGGATGCGCATCAGGAACGCAGGGAGGCCGCGAAGGACCGTCTAGATGACTTCATGCTGAGGGAGCGATGCTGA
- a CDS encoding TIM barrel protein, protein MIRFGPAGIPLSCKGRTLKDGIEDVHNLGLNAMEVQMVRVNVIERMPDDEEVGMTPLEVESDLIIEIMRTVKKKETVITNINEKIKADDSLITLASGLVQNFKELKILGKMGKELDVELTMHTPYYMDLTSGNELTQKSIDSIRWAGLLTNQMEGTMVVSHIGLYGDPEKMSKRQAYKVIKENIEDIMDFWSRNKLKPKLGFETSGRQEVFGSLEELLELADDVEGIVPVLNFAHLHARQNGTLREPQDFGELFDKVESYVGGHFYTHFAGVEHEGGNEKRVTPIKKGDLRFEPLAEYLAEENPDCTIISSSPLLEHDAMYMKVIYERILTKKVSKDSKVGKKEKPKAKDNDYDYEEKEDDED, encoded by the coding sequence ATGATACGTTTTGGTCCAGCAGGGATACCTCTTTCTTGTAAAGGAAGGACGTTGAAGGATGGAATCGAGGACGTTCACAACCTAGGCCTCAATGCCATGGAGGTCCAGATGGTCCGCGTCAATGTCATCGAGAGGATGCCTGATGATGAGGAGGTCGGGATGACCCCTTTGGAGGTCGAGAGCGACCTCATAATCGAGATCATGCGGACCGTCAAGAAGAAGGAAACGGTCATCACGAACATCAATGAGAAGATCAAGGCCGACGACAGCCTGATCACTCTTGCGTCAGGCCTGGTACAGAACTTCAAGGAGCTGAAGATCCTCGGAAAAATGGGCAAGGAGCTGGACGTCGAGCTCACGATGCATACCCCATATTATATGGACCTGACCTCAGGCAACGAGCTCACGCAGAAGAGCATCGACTCGATCAGGTGGGCGGGCCTATTGACCAACCAGATGGAAGGGACGATGGTCGTATCCCATATCGGTCTTTATGGCGACCCTGAAAAAATGAGCAAGCGGCAGGCCTACAAGGTCATCAAAGAGAACATAGAGGACATAATGGACTTTTGGAGCAGGAACAAGCTGAAACCTAAGCTTGGCTTTGAGACCTCAGGAAGACAGGAGGTATTTGGCAGCCTTGAGGAGCTCTTGGAGCTGGCCGATGATGTAGAAGGCATTGTCCCGGTGCTCAACTTCGCCCATCTCCATGCCAGACAGAACGGTACCCTGAGAGAGCCGCAGGATTTCGGTGAGCTTTTTGATAAGGTCGAGTCCTACGTTGGAGGTCACTTCTACACCCACTTCGCTGGGGTGGAGCATGAGGGTGGAAATGAAAAAAGGGTCACACCTATCAAAAAAGGTGACCTGAGATTCGAGCCATTGGCCGAGTATCTAGCAGAGGAGAATCCGGACTGTACCATAATATCGAGCTCCCCTCTTTTGGAGCATGATGCGATGTACATGAAGGTGATCTATGAACGAATCCTGACCAAGAAGGTCTCAAAAGATTCCAAGGTCGGGAAGAAGGAAAAGCCGAAGGCCAAGGACAACGATTATGATTATGAAGAAAAGGAAGATGATGAGGATTGA
- a CDS encoding SIS domain-containing protein: protein MKETSAFILKEVQSAIEKVDDSKIDEIVDAIVSVKKIFIYGVGRSGLVGKSFAVRLVQMGLDVHFVGDMTTPIVEKEDLVIIISNTGETMSAVQTANIVRRIGATVVSVTSSYHSKLAIASSIVLEIPPCRDERRKQLAPLGTLFEVATAILLDSLVPVLMQRLNLTEASLRKRHAIWV, encoded by the coding sequence TTGAAGGAGACTTCTGCGTTCATCCTTAAAGAGGTCCAATCGGCGATAGAGAAGGTAGATGATTCCAAGATCGATGAGATCGTAGATGCTATCGTTTCCGTGAAGAAGATCTTCATCTACGGGGTCGGAAGGTCTGGCCTGGTAGGGAAATCGTTCGCGGTCAGGCTTGTGCAGATGGGTTTGGACGTTCACTTCGTCGGTGACATGACCACGCCAATAGTCGAAAAGGAGGACCTCGTCATCATTATCTCCAACACAGGGGAGACAATGTCCGCCGTCCAGACCGCCAACATCGTCAGGAGGATAGGCGCCACAGTCGTGAGCGTCACATCTTCATATCATTCAAAGCTCGCCATCGCATCGAGCATCGTCCTAGAGATCCCGCCCTGCAGGGATGAGAGGAGGAAACAGCTGGCCCCTTTAGGGACGCTGTTCGAGGTGGCCACGGCGATCCTGCTGGACTCTCTTGTACCGGTACTTATGCAGAGATTGAACCTCACAGAGGCGTCCTTGCGAAAAAGGCATGCCATATGGGTGTGA
- a CDS encoding ThiF family adenylyltransferase produces the protein MGSIRPGDQDKDRLDRSRRIDWLDVDKIERSKCAVVGAGALGNEVVKDLVLSGIKDILLIDMDHVVRSNLNRCVMFRDIDAETKAMKVDVVAKRATEMNPEVRFKVHKGRVEELDWKIFKDYDLIFGCLDNVAARLHVNSHSYYAGSPYIDGGTDGSSGKVQVVIPPKTPCLQCAMNRSHFKVLERRYSCTGTDIVFHERRVAAEITTTSVIAAIQVREGLKILSGREDSCIRNVMYYNGLLGTMDEYETSIDPNCPNHP, from the coding sequence ATGGGAAGCATAAGACCAGGGGACCAAGATAAGGACCGTCTCGATAGGTCAAGAAGGATCGATTGGCTCGATGTTGACAAGATCGAAAGGTCGAAATGCGCGGTCGTCGGTGCGGGAGCCCTCGGAAATGAGGTGGTGAAGGACCTTGTCCTCTCTGGCATCAAAGATATTTTGCTCATAGATATGGACCATGTGGTGAGGTCGAATCTCAATCGATGTGTCATGTTCCGTGACATTGATGCCGAGACCAAGGCCATGAAGGTTGATGTTGTGGCGAAGAGGGCTACCGAGATGAACCCTGAGGTCCGATTCAAGGTCCATAAAGGGCGTGTGGAGGAGCTGGATTGGAAGATTTTCAAGGACTATGACCTGATCTTTGGATGCCTGGACAATGTCGCCGCAAGACTTCATGTGAATTCACACTCGTACTATGCTGGGTCGCCCTATATCGATGGAGGCACCGACGGTTCCTCAGGAAAGGTCCAGGTGGTCATCCCCCCAAAGACCCCTTGCCTGCAGTGTGCGATGAACCGAAGCCATTTCAAGGTGCTGGAAAGACGTTACAGCTGTACAGGGACCGACATTGTCTTCCATGAAAGGAGGGTGGCCGCAGAGATCACGACCACCAGCGTCATAGCGGCGATACAGGTGAGAGAGGGTTTGAAGATCCTCTCTGGAAGGGAGGACAGCTGCATCAGGAACGTGATGTATTACAACGGTCTTTTAGGCACGATGGATGAATACGAGACCAGCATCGATCCAAATTGCCCGAACCATCCATGA
- a CDS encoding zinc ribbon domain-containing protein yields MDGKSWKRAPRMDRKGKVDDLTEAGALLGAVGGIFMGASALVPWVAGGGNDLSVFEMIDESRAYLVTLVMQLLALICAMMSAILLRSSDWPRERKLPWAIPLVVLNVLMIVFLAVTLIMMESDFLGKDGFIYGAGPYLGIFGMMFSWVGALMFVLDARERTSLRPTSRSSIRMTHAPPSESAMGFGHLQCPLCGEEVPDDSPICPYCNAVLSDDAASAEDGLDEEDIERVR; encoded by the coding sequence ATGGATGGGAAAAGCTGGAAAAGGGCCCCTAGGATGGACCGAAAAGGGAAGGTCGATGACCTCACCGAGGCCGGAGCTCTGCTCGGGGCGGTTGGTGGCATCTTCATGGGGGCCTCGGCCCTCGTTCCTTGGGTCGCCGGCGGGGGCAATGACCTATCGGTCTTTGAGATGATCGATGAGAGCAGGGCCTATCTGGTCACATTGGTGATGCAGCTCCTTGCACTCATATGTGCGATGATGTCGGCGATCCTGCTGAGGAGCTCGGACTGGCCAAGGGAGAGGAAGCTTCCGTGGGCCATACCCCTTGTTGTGCTGAACGTCCTTATGATCGTGTTCCTGGCGGTCACCTTGATCATGATGGAGTCTGATTTTTTAGGAAAGGATGGCTTCATTTATGGTGCGGGCCCTTATCTGGGCATATTCGGTATGATGTTCTCCTGGGTGGGGGCGCTCATGTTCGTGCTCGATGCGCGTGAAAGAACATCGCTCCGGCCCACGTCACGCAGCTCTATCAGAATGACACATGCTCCCCCATCAGAGAGCGCCATGGGGTTCGGACATCTTCAATGCCCTTTATGCGGAGAAGAGGTACCTGATGATTCACCCATATGCCCTTATTGCAATGCGGTATTATCAGATGATGCAGCGTCCGCAGAGGACGGTCTTGATGAGGAGGATATCGAGCGCGTCAGGTGA